One part of the Mesorhizobium sp. M4B.F.Ca.ET.058.02.1.1 genome encodes these proteins:
- the gcvP gene encoding aminomethyl-transferring glycine dehydrogenase: protein MTAAPYPFSARHIGPGLNDVRAMLAVIGVPSVETLISQAVPRSIRLDQPLTLPAPASEAEALAELSATMAKNTVLKSFIGAGYHGVHVPPVIQRNLFENPAWYTAYTPYQAEISQGRLEMLFNFQTLVTELTGLPVASASLLDEATAVAEAVGIALRHHRDKRTKVAIAGTPHPQTLDVVRTRAEPLGTEVDGETIDDNTAALLVSWPDTFGVYGDHKAAIEKARAIGALVIFIADPLGLTLTDAPAKLGADIAVGPMQRFGVPMGFGGPHAAYCAVSDKLTRLMPGRLVGQSTDSKGRPGYRLALQTREQHIRRDKATSNICTAQALLANMATAYAIWHGPAGLQAIAERIHGLAGRLAAGLTASGVAVLGASRFDTVMVEVRGKAKAIAAAAEKTGRLVRVIDADHIGVAFDETSTESDLEAIAGLFSAKAPAAADQTVPGKPRGKEFLTQPVFHENHSETDMMRFLRRLADKDLALDRAMIPLGSCTMKLNAAAEMMPVSWPSVANLHPFAPASHSAGYRAMVGELEGWLSEITGFDAVSLQPNAGSQGEYAGLLAIRAYHRSRGEGHRTVCLIPSSAHGTNPASAAMAGMSVVVVRCSEDGNIDMDDMRAKANEHSKNLAALMFTYPSTHGVYEEGARHLCALIHEHGGQVYFDGANLNALVGLARPGDIGADVCHMNLHKTFCIPHGGGGPGVGPIGVKAHLKPYLPGHVTEGSAHAVSAAPFGSASILPITWMYIRMMGASGLKQATETAIISANYVATRLAPHFPLLYKGRHDRIAHECILDTRVLKESAGISVDDIAKRLIDYGFHAPTMSFPVAGTLMVEPTESEPKRELDRFCEAMIAIAGEAAKVAKGEWPLNDNPLVNAPHTAAEALAGSWTHPYSRLEAAYPAGDADTSAKYWPPVSRIDNVAGDRNLVCSCPPLSEYLGAAE, encoded by the coding sequence ATGACCGCAGCACCCTACCCCTTCTCGGCCCGCCACATCGGCCCCGGCCTCAATGATGTCCGAGCCATGCTGGCCGTAATCGGCGTCCCGTCCGTCGAGACGCTGATCAGCCAGGCCGTGCCGAGATCGATCCGCCTCGACCAGCCGCTGACGCTGCCCGCGCCGGCCAGCGAGGCCGAAGCACTGGCCGAATTGTCGGCGACGATGGCCAAGAACACGGTGCTGAAGAGCTTTATCGGCGCCGGCTACCACGGCGTCCACGTGCCGCCGGTCATTCAGCGCAACCTGTTCGAGAACCCGGCCTGGTACACGGCCTACACGCCCTACCAGGCCGAGATCAGCCAGGGCCGGCTGGAAATGTTGTTCAACTTCCAGACGCTGGTCACCGAACTGACCGGCCTGCCGGTGGCGTCGGCTTCGCTCCTCGACGAAGCCACCGCCGTTGCCGAGGCCGTCGGCATTGCCCTTCGCCATCACCGCGACAAACGCACCAAGGTGGCGATTGCCGGCACGCCGCATCCGCAGACGCTGGACGTCGTGCGCACCCGCGCCGAGCCGCTCGGCACAGAGGTCGACGGCGAGACGATCGACGACAACACCGCCGCGCTGCTCGTCTCCTGGCCGGACACCTTCGGCGTCTATGGCGACCACAAGGCGGCGATCGAGAAAGCCCGCGCCATCGGCGCGCTGGTCATCTTCATCGCCGATCCGCTCGGCCTGACGCTGACCGATGCTCCGGCCAAACTGGGCGCCGACATCGCCGTCGGTCCGATGCAGCGCTTCGGCGTGCCGATGGGCTTCGGCGGCCCGCACGCCGCCTATTGCGCCGTCTCCGACAAATTGACCCGGCTGATGCCCGGCCGCCTGGTCGGCCAGTCCACCGACAGCAAGGGGCGTCCCGGCTACCGGCTGGCGCTGCAGACGCGCGAGCAGCATATCCGCCGCGACAAGGCCACCTCCAACATCTGCACCGCGCAGGCGCTGCTCGCCAACATGGCGACCGCCTATGCGATCTGGCACGGCCCCGCCGGCCTGCAGGCGATCGCCGAGCGCATCCACGGGCTCGCCGGGCGCCTGGCCGCCGGCCTCACGGCATCGGGCGTTGCCGTGCTCGGCGCCAGCCGTTTCGACACGGTAATGGTCGAAGTGCGGGGCAAGGCCAAGGCGATCGCCGCCGCCGCCGAGAAGACCGGCCGGCTCGTGCGCGTCATCGACGCCGACCATATCGGCGTCGCCTTCGACGAAACCTCGACCGAGTCCGACCTCGAGGCGATCGCCGGCCTCTTCAGCGCCAAGGCCCCCGCGGCGGCCGACCAAACCGTGCCTGGAAAACCGCGCGGCAAGGAATTCCTGACCCAGCCGGTCTTCCACGAGAACCATTCCGAGACGGACATGATGCGCTTCCTGCGCCGGCTGGCCGACAAGGACCTGGCGCTCGACCGCGCCATGATCCCGCTGGGATCCTGCACCATGAAGCTCAACGCCGCCGCCGAGATGATGCCGGTGAGCTGGCCGAGCGTCGCCAACCTGCATCCCTTCGCGCCGGCCAGCCATTCAGCCGGCTATCGCGCCATGGTCGGCGAGCTGGAAGGCTGGCTGTCGGAAATCACCGGCTTCGATGCGGTCAGCCTGCAGCCCAATGCCGGCAGCCAGGGCGAATATGCCGGCCTGCTCGCCATCCGCGCCTACCACCGCTCGCGCGGCGAGGGTCATCGCACCGTCTGCCTGATCCCGTCCTCCGCGCATGGCACCAATCCCGCGAGCGCAGCGATGGCGGGAATGAGTGTCGTCGTCGTGCGCTGTTCCGAGGACGGCAATATCGACATGGACGACATGAGGGCCAAGGCCAACGAGCATTCCAAGAATCTCGCGGCGCTGATGTTCACCTACCCCTCGACGCATGGCGTCTACGAGGAAGGCGCGCGCCACCTCTGCGCGCTCATCCATGAGCATGGCGGCCAGGTCTATTTCGACGGCGCCAACCTCAACGCCCTGGTCGGCCTCGCCCGACCAGGCGACATCGGCGCCGACGTCTGCCACATGAACCTGCACAAGACCTTCTGCATTCCGCATGGCGGCGGCGGTCCGGGTGTCGGCCCGATCGGCGTCAAGGCGCATCTGAAGCCCTATCTGCCGGGCCATGTCACGGAAGGGTCGGCGCATGCCGTGTCGGCAGCGCCGTTCGGCAGCGCATCCATCCTGCCGATCACCTGGATGTACATCCGCATGATGGGCGCCTCTGGCCTCAAGCAGGCCACGGAGACGGCCATCATCTCGGCCAACTATGTGGCGACACGGCTCGCGCCGCATTTCCCGCTCCTCTACAAGGGCAGGCACGATCGCATCGCGCATGAATGCATCCTCGACACGCGCGTGCTCAAGGAGAGCGCCGGCATCAGCGTCGACGATATTGCCAAGCGGCTGATCGACTATGGCTTCCATGCGCCGACCATGTCGTTCCCGGTCGCCGGCACGCTGATGGTCGAGCCGACCGAGTCCGAGCCCAAGCGCGAGCTCGACCGTTTCTGCGAGGCGATGATTGCCATCGCCGGCGAGGCGGCCAAGGTGGCGAAGGGCGAGTGGCCGCTCAACGATAACCCGCTTGTCAACGCGCCGCACACCGCGGCGGAAGCGCTGGCCGGCAGCTGGACGCATCCCTATTCGCGTCTGGAAGCGGCCTATCCCGCAGGCGATGCCGACACGTCGGCCAAATATTGGCCGCCGGTGTCGCGCATCGACAATGTCGCCGGCGATCGCAACCTCGTCTGCTCCTGCCCGCCGCTGTCGGAATATCTGGGCGCTGCCGAGTAG
- the gcvH gene encoding glycine cleavage system protein GcvH: MAKTYFTEDHEWLRVEGGVATVGITDYAQEQLGDLVFVELPEVGRKLAKGDTAVVVESVKAASDVYAPADGEITEANTSLSSDPSLVNSAATGDGWLWKMKLANEGQLDGLLDEAAYKAHIG; encoded by the coding sequence ATGGCAAAGACCTATTTCACCGAAGACCACGAATGGCTCCGTGTCGAAGGCGGCGTCGCCACCGTTGGCATCACTGACTACGCGCAGGAGCAGCTCGGCGATCTCGTCTTCGTCGAACTGCCGGAAGTCGGCCGCAAGCTGGCCAAGGGCGACACCGCCGTCGTGGTCGAATCCGTCAAGGCCGCGTCGGATGTCTACGCACCGGCCGACGGCGAGATCACCGAGGCCAACACCTCGCTGTCGTCGGATCCGTCGCTGGTCAATTCGGCCGCCACGGGCGACGGCTGGCTGTGGAAGATGAAGCTCGCCAATGAAGGCCAGCTCGACGGGCTTCTGGATGAAGCTGCCTACAAGGCCCATATCGGTTGA
- the gcvT gene encoding glycine cleavage system aminomethyltransferase GcvT, which produces MTGDETKHLPLEDLHRAAGARFGAFAGWSMPLTYPAGVMKEHLHTREHAGLFDISHMKLFLVSGPGAIALLDRACPLDAGALDISQSKYTFFLNEAAGIIDDLIITRLGDDRFMVVANAGNAAVDEKHLRALAGDFEAKVDALDRVFLAVQGPEAWAALARAGIETGALLFMHGIEPREDWFMSRSGYTGEDGFEIGLPEADARDLVATLLNDERVQWIGLAARDSLRLEAGLCLHGQDITEEFDPASAGLMWAVPKDIRAAGHFIGADALRAILERGSAQKRVGLKPDGRQPVRAGAALFDAAGNAAGHVTSGGFGPSAGHPVAMGYVNTALARPGSKLFADVRGTKIPIDINPLPFTPHRYRKG; this is translated from the coding sequence ATGACGGGCGACGAAACCAAACACCTACCCCTCGAAGATCTGCATAGGGCTGCTGGCGCGCGCTTTGGCGCGTTCGCCGGCTGGTCGATGCCGCTCACCTATCCGGCCGGCGTGATGAAGGAGCACCTTCACACCCGCGAGCATGCCGGGCTGTTCGACATTTCGCACATGAAGCTGTTCCTGGTCAGCGGCCCGGGCGCGATTGCGCTGCTCGACCGCGCCTGCCCGCTCGATGCCGGCGCGCTCGATATTTCCCAGTCGAAATACACCTTCTTCCTCAACGAGGCCGCCGGCATCATCGACGACCTCATCATCACCAGGCTTGGCGACGACCGCTTCATGGTCGTCGCCAACGCCGGCAACGCAGCCGTCGACGAGAAGCACCTGCGGGCGCTGGCCGGGGATTTCGAGGCAAAGGTGGATGCGCTCGACCGCGTCTTCCTCGCCGTCCAGGGTCCCGAGGCCTGGGCCGCCCTTGCCCGCGCCGGCATCGAGACCGGTGCGCTGCTGTTCATGCACGGCATCGAGCCGCGCGAAGACTGGTTCATGAGCCGCTCCGGCTATACCGGCGAGGACGGTTTCGAGATCGGCTTGCCGGAAGCGGATGCGCGGGACCTAGTCGCGACATTGCTCAACGACGAGCGCGTGCAGTGGATCGGCCTCGCCGCCCGCGACAGCCTGCGGCTGGAGGCCGGGCTCTGCCTGCATGGCCAGGACATCACCGAGGAATTCGATCCGGCCAGCGCCGGATTGATGTGGGCCGTCCCCAAGGATATCCGTGCCGCCGGCCACTTCATCGGCGCCGACGCTCTGCGCGCCATACTGGAGCGTGGGTCGGCGCAGAAACGTGTCGGACTGAAGCCGGACGGCCGCCAGCCGGTGCGCGCGGGCGCCGCGCTTTTCGACGCCGCCGGCAATGCGGCTGGCCATGTCACCTCCGGCGGCTTCGGCCCGTCGGCCGGTCATCCGGTCGCCATGGGCTACGTCAACACGGCACTCGCCAGGCCCGGAAGCAAACTTTTCGCCGATGTGCGCGGGACGAAAATCCCGATCGATATCAACCCCTTGCCTTTCACACCTCATCGCTACCGCAAAGGATAA
- a CDS encoding molybdopterin-binding protein has translation MAKFQINRRKFLTSASLGLSGIALSGCDAFDSGLGVGGGLRSFLENANGLTYRAQRLLAGRDALAQEFTEADIRQPQRPNGVTAPDDDTYKGLLANNFADWRLEVSGLVEKPLALTREQLQNMPSRTQITRHDCVEGWSCIAKWTGTPLSLVLDQAVVKPQASYVMFHCLDTIDRSLSGDIKYYGTIDLIDARHPQTILAYGLNGKPLPVENGAPLRVRVERQLGYKMPKYIYKIELIDSFAAIGGGRGGYWEDNGYDWYGGI, from the coding sequence ATGGCGAAGTTTCAGATCAACCGCAGGAAATTCCTGACTTCCGCCAGTCTCGGCCTGTCGGGCATCGCGCTGTCCGGCTGCGATGCTTTCGACAGCGGTCTCGGTGTCGGCGGTGGCCTGCGCAGCTTCCTCGAAAACGCCAATGGCCTGACATACCGGGCCCAGCGCCTGCTGGCCGGCCGTGACGCGCTCGCCCAGGAATTCACTGAGGCCGACATCCGCCAGCCGCAGCGGCCGAACGGCGTCACCGCGCCGGACGACGACACCTACAAGGGGCTGCTTGCCAACAACTTCGCCGACTGGCGCCTTGAAGTCTCCGGCCTCGTTGAGAAGCCGCTGGCGCTGACCCGCGAGCAGCTTCAGAACATGCCGAGCCGCACCCAGATCACCCGCCACGACTGTGTCGAGGGCTGGAGCTGCATCGCCAAATGGACGGGCACGCCGCTGTCTCTGGTTCTCGACCAGGCGGTCGTGAAACCCCAGGCCAGCTATGTCATGTTCCACTGCCTCGACACGATCGACCGGTCTCTCTCCGGCGACATCAAATATTACGGCACCATCGACCTGATCGACGCCCGCCACCCGCAGACGATCCTCGCCTACGGCCTCAACGGCAAGCCGCTGCCGGTCGAGAACGGCGCGCCGCTGCGCGTGCGCGTCGAGCGCCAGCTCGGCTACAAGATGCCGAAATACATCTACAAAATAGAGCTGATCGACAGTTTCGCCGCGATCGGCGGCGGCCGCGGCGGCTATTGGGAGGACAACGGCTACGACTGGTATGGCGGCATTTGA
- a CDS encoding cytochrome b/b6 domain-containing protein, with product MTLIYRQSRWTRLTHWLWAIALFFMLLSGLQIFNARPQLYIGKESGFGYNNTVFAIGAENTDQGPRGYTDVFGRRFDTTGVLGWSGPPGQETSRAFPSWATIPSYYDLGTARVVHFFFAWVLSATLLVWLVAGLINGHVRRDLAPRLDDLRRLPRDIVDHAKLKFHHTREYNTLQKMAYGGVLFVLLPLMIITGLAMSPSMNAVLPFLNDLLGGRQTARTIHFTVMVLLVGFFIIHMLMILAAGPVNELRSIITGWYRTDPPAHDDNSPERSA from the coding sequence ATGACGCTGATTTACCGCCAGTCGCGCTGGACGCGGCTGACCCACTGGCTCTGGGCGATCGCGTTGTTCTTCATGCTGCTTTCCGGCCTGCAGATCTTCAATGCCCGCCCCCAGCTCTACATCGGCAAGGAATCGGGCTTCGGCTACAACAACACCGTCTTCGCCATCGGCGCCGAGAACACCGATCAGGGTCCGCGCGGCTACACCGACGTCTTCGGCAGGCGTTTCGACACGACGGGCGTGCTCGGCTGGTCGGGACCGCCCGGTCAGGAGACATCCCGCGCCTTCCCCTCCTGGGCCACGATCCCCTCCTACTATGATCTCGGCACGGCCCGCGTCGTGCATTTCTTCTTCGCCTGGGTGCTCTCCGCCACCCTGCTCGTCTGGCTGGTCGCCGGCCTGATCAATGGCCATGTCCGCCGCGATCTCGCTCCGCGCCTCGACGATCTCCGGCGCCTGCCGCGGGATATCGTCGACCACGCGAAGCTGAAGTTCCATCACACGCGCGAATACAACACGCTGCAGAAGATGGCCTATGGCGGCGTGCTGTTCGTGCTCTTGCCGCTGATGATCATCACCGGCCTTGCCATGTCGCCCAGCATGAACGCGGTGCTGCCGTTCCTCAACGACCTGCTCGGTGGAAGGCAGACGGCGCGCACCATCCATTTCACCGTCATGGTGCTGCTCGTCGGCTTCTTCATCATCCACATGCTGATGATCCTTGCCGCCGGCCCGGTCAACGAATTGCGTTCGATCATCACCGGCTGGTACCGCACCGACCCGCCGGCGCATGATGACAACTCGCCCGAGAGGAGCGCCTGA
- a CDS encoding DUF1345 domain-containing protein encodes MGADTSVKTPMHPHMQFALSAAIGIVALLLALLLRVPLAYSIGANVFFAAYIVLVLALMPRLTGNYLSKNARATDLPVLGIFAVTLFIVGVATVSLFHLINQKEAAHPFELSFAILSIPLGWFTIHAMAALHYAHVYWMNGDEIDTSSKRKMPVGGLDFPGDKRPEGWDFLYFATVIGMTAQTADTAVTTSHMRQVVLIHSILSFFFNTVIVAAAVNLAVSLGAP; translated from the coding sequence ATGGGTGCCGACACATCCGTCAAAACGCCAATGCATCCGCACATGCAGTTCGCGTTGTCAGCGGCCATTGGCATCGTCGCTTTGCTGCTAGCGTTGCTCCTGCGCGTGCCGCTTGCCTACTCGATCGGCGCCAATGTCTTCTTTGCCGCCTATATCGTTCTGGTCCTCGCCTTGATGCCGAGGCTTACCGGCAACTATCTCAGCAAGAACGCGCGCGCTACCGACCTCCCTGTACTGGGTATCTTTGCAGTTACGCTCTTCATCGTCGGTGTCGCCACCGTTTCACTGTTCCATCTGATCAACCAGAAGGAGGCCGCGCATCCATTCGAGCTCAGCTTCGCCATACTGTCGATACCGCTCGGCTGGTTCACCATCCACGCCATGGCGGCGCTCCACTACGCGCATGTCTACTGGATGAACGGCGACGAGATCGACACCAGCAGCAAGCGGAAGATGCCTGTCGGCGGTCTCGACTTCCCCGGCGACAAGCGGCCCGAGGGCTGGGATTTCCTCTATTTTGCCACCGTCATCGGCATGACCGCGCAGACCGCCGACACTGCCGTCACGACTTCGCACATGCGCCAGGTGGTACTGATCCATTCTATCCTGTCGTTCTTCTTCAACACGGTGATCGTCGCGGCGGCGGTCAACCTGGCGGTCAGCCTCGGCGCACCGTAA
- a CDS encoding YaiI/YqxD family protein — MPAPVIYVDADACPVKAEVEKVAARHGIVVTYVSNGGLRPSRDPMIRNVVVSKGADAADDWIVENAVSNDIVVTADIPLAARTVALGAHVLGPTGRPFTPETIGMAVAMRDLKQHLRETGESKGYNAAFAPQDRSRFLGELDRILRWALKSVTPD, encoded by the coding sequence ATGCCCGCACCCGTCATCTATGTCGACGCCGACGCCTGCCCGGTCAAGGCCGAGGTCGAGAAGGTCGCGGCGCGCCACGGCATTGTGGTCACCTATGTCTCCAATGGCGGCCTGCGCCCCTCGCGCGATCCGATGATCCGCAACGTCGTGGTGTCCAAGGGCGCCGACGCGGCGGATGACTGGATCGTGGAGAATGCCGTGTCCAACGACATCGTGGTGACGGCCGATATCCCGCTTGCCGCGCGCACCGTGGCGCTCGGCGCGCATGTGCTGGGACCGACCGGTCGTCCCTTCACGCCCGAAACCATCGGCATGGCGGTGGCGATGCGCGACCTGAAGCAGCATCTGCGCGAGACTGGCGAAAGCAAGGGCTACAATGCCGCCTTCGCGCCGCAGGATCGCTCGCGCTTTCTTGGCGAGCTCGACCGCATCTTGCGGTGGGCGTTGAAATCCGTCACACCGGACTGA
- the gfa gene encoding S-(hydroxymethyl)glutathione synthase — MAEKLHPKIDNGLPKESASFAGGTLVCACTSKPVKVKVKGQIAHNHACGCTKCWKPEGALFSVVAVAGTGDVTVVENGDKLKVVDPSALIQRHACTGCGVHMHGPVERDHPFKGLSFIHPERFEEDGWSPPGFTAFVSSIIESGVDPSRMDGIRAQLKSIGLEPYDCLNPGLMDYIATWTAKKSGALPA; from the coding sequence ATGGCGGAAAAACTGCATCCGAAAATCGACAATGGCCTGCCTAAGGAGAGCGCGAGCTTTGCCGGCGGCACGCTGGTCTGCGCCTGCACCAGCAAGCCGGTGAAGGTGAAGGTCAAGGGCCAGATCGCCCACAACCATGCTTGCGGCTGCACCAAATGCTGGAAGCCTGAGGGCGCTTTATTCTCCGTCGTGGCCGTGGCAGGCACCGGCGACGTCACCGTCGTGGAGAATGGCGACAAGCTGAAGGTGGTCGACCCAAGCGCGCTGATCCAGCGCCATGCCTGCACCGGCTGCGGCGTCCACATGCATGGACCGGTCGAGCGCGACCATCCGTTCAAGGGCCTGAGCTTCATTCATCCCGAGCGTTTCGAGGAAGACGGCTGGTCGCCGCCGGGCTTCACCGCCTTCGTGTCCTCGATCATCGAATCCGGTGTCGATCCAAGCCGTATGGATGGCATCCGGGCACAGTTGAAGTCGATCGGGCTTGAGCCCTATGACTGCCTCAACCCCGGCCTGATGGACTACATCGCTACCTGGACCGCGAAGAAGTCCGGCGCCCTGCCGGCCTGA
- a CDS encoding S-(hydroxymethyl)glutathione dehydrogenase/class III alcohol dehydrogenase, with protein sequence MKTRAAVAVAAGKPLEIMEVDLEGPRDGEVLVEIKATGICHTDEFTLSGADPEGLFPAILGHEGAGVVVDVGKGVTSVKKGDHVIPLYTPECRQCPSCLSRKTNLCTAIRATQGQGLMPDGSSRFSMGKDKLFHYMGCSTFSNFTVLPEIAVAKVNPDAPFDKICYIGCGVTTGIGAVINTAKVEQGATAVVFGLGGIGLNVIQGLKLAGADMIIGVDVNNDKKPWGEKFGMTHFVNPKEIDGDIVPYLVNMTKRGADQIGGADYTFDCTGNTKVMRQALEASHRGWGKSVIIGVAGAGQEISTRPFQLVTGRTWMGTAFGGARGRTDVPKIVDWYMEGKIQIDPMITHTLKLQDINKGFDLMHEGKSIRSVVVY encoded by the coding sequence ATGAAAACGCGCGCCGCTGTTGCTGTCGCCGCCGGAAAGCCGCTGGAGATCATGGAGGTCGACCTCGAAGGGCCGCGCGATGGCGAGGTTCTGGTCGAGATCAAGGCGACCGGCATCTGTCACACCGACGAATTCACGCTGTCGGGCGCCGATCCGGAAGGCCTGTTCCCGGCCATCCTCGGCCATGAGGGCGCCGGCGTCGTCGTTGACGTCGGCAAGGGTGTGACCTCGGTCAAGAAGGGCGACCATGTCATCCCGCTCTATACGCCGGAATGCCGGCAGTGCCCGTCCTGCCTGTCGCGCAAGACCAACCTCTGCACCGCCATCCGCGCCACGCAGGGCCAAGGCCTGATGCCGGACGGCTCGTCGCGCTTCTCGATGGGCAAGGACAAGCTGTTCCACTACATGGGCTGCTCGACCTTCTCCAACTTCACCGTGCTGCCGGAGATCGCGGTCGCCAAGGTCAATCCCGACGCCCCCTTCGACAAGATCTGCTACATCGGCTGCGGCGTCACCACCGGCATCGGCGCCGTCATCAACACGGCCAAGGTCGAGCAGGGTGCTACCGCCGTCGTCTTCGGCCTCGGCGGCATCGGCCTCAATGTCATCCAGGGCCTGAAGCTCGCAGGCGCCGACATGATCATCGGTGTCGACGTCAACAACGACAAGAAGCCTTGGGGCGAGAAGTTCGGCATGACGCATTTCGTCAATCCGAAGGAGATCGACGGCGACATCGTGCCTTACCTGGTCAACATGACCAAGCGCGGCGCCGACCAGATCGGCGGCGCCGACTACACTTTCGACTGCACCGGCAACACCAAGGTGATGCGCCAGGCGCTGGAAGCCTCGCATCGCGGCTGGGGCAAGTCGGTGATCATCGGCGTTGCTGGCGCCGGCCAGGAGATTTCGACGCGGCCGTTCCAGCTGGTCACCGGCCGCACCTGGATGGGCACCGCCTTCGGCGGCGCGCGCGGCCGCACCGACGTGCCGAAGATCGTCGACTGGTACATGGAGGGCAAGATCCAGATCGACCCGATGATCACCCATACGCTGAAGCTTCAGGACATCAACAAGGGTTTTGACCTGATGCACGAGGGCAAGTCGATCCGGAGTGTCGTGGTTTACTGA